The following nucleotide sequence is from Pandoraea thiooxydans.
TCGGTGGGGCGTTCGTAGAATTCATCGCGATTGGCCAGCAGCACCAGGCGGGTGGTATGTTCGGGGCGCCAGGAGAAGACGATCAGGCACATGGCGGCGCGTCGCAAAAGCATTCGACGTGACGTCCGCCCTCGAGCAATTGCGTCAGTCCGAGTTGTGCGGCCTGCTGCTCGAGTTGTTCGACGAAGCCCGGAGATACGTCCGGGTAGAGCTCCATCCAGGTGGCGTCGCTGGTTGCGCCATCGTGCTCGCCAGTCACGGGATCGCAGCGGATCTGCAGGCGCGGCGTGGCGCTCGAGCCCGCAGCCATGCGCTGGAACAGCGCGTCGACCAGCGCGCGCGCCGCGCTCGCCTGGGCGCCGGCGACCCGGTAGTACACGTAGCAGTGCATGGCGGCCATGCTCAGGCGTCCGGTGCCAGCGGGTCCGGCAACGCGTAGGGCAGCTCGCGGAAATGCAGCACGGCGCCGGCGATGGTGCCAAGGTGGACCGGGGCATCGTTCGCGCGTGCGGCCAACTGCAGTTCGACCAGGCAGTCCGAGCCGCCGCCTGGCGCCGGCGCGGCATTGACGACCATGCCGCAAGGCTGGTCGCCGTCCTGAAAGAGCTCCATGGCGGGCGCCGCCTCGGTCTCGGTATGGGCCAGATACAGGCGTCGCTTGATGGTGCCGCGGTATTGGCTGCGCGCGACAATTTCCTGGCCTGGATAGCAGCCCTTGCGGAAATTGACGCCGTCGACGACCTCCCAGTTGATCATTTGCGGCACGAACTGCTCCTGCGTGGCCGCGCCAACCCATGGCACTCCGGTGCTTACGTCGAGCCAGCGTGCCACCGCCGTCTCGACCGGCTGCAGTTGCTGGCCAAGCGCCGCCCAGGCTGCGCTTGCTTCGGCTACGGGTACGATCCATTGGTAACGCGTCTGGCCGGCGGCATCGGGCAGGCGGATCAGCGTGCCGTGCGCATTTTGCGCGATCGCCAGCGCATCGGCCGGCAGCGTGTCGAAGTAGCGGCCGAGCGCGGCGCCGGCGCCGGCGCCGCCGAGCGCCAGCACGACGTGATCAGGGGTGGCATCGCTGAGTTTCGCCTTGGCGCGCAGCACGAACATGCTCAGACGCTTTTGCACGGCGGCCTGCACGTCGGCGGCCACCGCCAGGAAGATCGACTCGTTCCGGCGCCACGCCAGGAAGGTCGCCAGCAGGCGGCCCTTGGGCGAACAATAACCGGCGCGGCGCGCGCAAACGGCCGGCAGATTTTCGATGTCGTTGGTCAGTTGATTGTGCAAAAAGCTGGCGGCATCGGCGCCGCTGACTTCGATAAGACCGGTGTCATCGAGCGCGCAAACAAATCCACCGCGCATGGCGGCATCGAACTGCGCCGTGCGCGGCGCGAAGGAAAACGGGGGTAAAACATCCTGCCAATGAGCGTGCATGGTGTATCAATCTGCCTAGCATGGGGAAGTCAAAGTATTATATGGGGTCTGAATTTTCCTCGCCCGAGGGCTACCGGGAACGATTCCGATGCTCCGGCGCGATCCTGGCTCGCAATCCGCATGTTTTTGGCCGCCGCGCTCGTCGCCGATTGCTGTCTCTTGGGCATGGCGAGCCTTCCGGCCACCGATTCCGCTTACTGAATGTCTGTCTACAAACGTATTTTGCTGTTGCTGATCGTGGCCGCGTTGGCCACCGGAGGCGCTTTTTATTACTGGGCCATGACACCCGTGCGCCTGGCGCAGCCCACGCTCGACGTCACCATCAAACCTTACAGCCCGTTGCGTAGTGTCGTTGCCCAACTGAACGAGGGGGGCGTGCCGGTCAACGTGACGTTGTTCGACGTGCTGGCTCGCTTAAAGCGCGCCAGCACCAAGCTGAAATCGGGCAATTATGAATTCCAGACCGGCGTCACCCCGCTGGGCGTGCTGAGCAAGCTCACCCGCGGCGACGTCAATCAGTATGCGGTGACCATCATCGATGGCTGGACCTTCAAGCGCATGCGTGCCGAGATCGACTCGAACCCGGCGCTGCGGCACGACACGGCGGGGTTGTCCGATGCCGAATTGATGGACAAGATCGGCCATCCGGGGCAGGCGCCGGAGGGTATGTTTTTTCCCGACACGTATTTGTTTCCGAAGGGCACCAGTGACATCGACGTCTTCCAGCGGGCCTACCGCCTGATGGAGCGCCGCCTGGCCGATGCCTGGGCCACGCGCGCGCCCGGCCTGCCATACGATACGCCGTATCAGGCCCTGATCATGGCCTCGCTGATCGAAAAGGAAACCGGCAAGGCGGCCGAGCGGGCGCTGGTGTCGGCGGTGTTCGTCAATCGCCTGCGCAAGCATATGCTGCTGCAAACCGACCCGTCGGTCATTTATGGGCTGGGCGATCAGTACACCGGGCGTCTGCGCAAGCGCGATTTGCTGGCCGATACCCCATACAACACCTATACCCGGCCTGGCCTGCCGCCGACACCGATCTCGTTGCCAGGGGCCGCATCGCTGGCCGCCGCGCTCAATCCGGCCAAGTCCGGCGCGCTGTATTTCGTCGCCCGCGGCGACGGCACGAGCATTTTTTCCGACGACCTGCAGGACCATAACCGGGCGGTCGACAAATATGTGAGGGGTCAACAACCGTGACATCATCGAACTCGCCGGGCGCGCGCGGTAAATTCATTACTTTCGAGGGAATCGATGGTGCTGGCAAGAGTACGCATCTGAATTGGTTCGCCGAACAGCTCGCCGCGCGGCTGGCCAGCCAGGGCCGGCAGGTCGTCTGTACCCGAGAGCCGGGCGGCACGCCGTTGGGCGAACGCTTGCGCACGTTGTTGCTGGAAGAGCCGATGCACCTCGAAACCGAGGCGCTGCTGATGTTTGCGGCACGGCGCGAACATTTGGCGCGTGTCATATCGCCGGCGCTCGACCGCGGCGATTGGGTGATCTCGGATCGCTTCACCGACGCCACGTTTGCCTACCAGGGCGGCGGCCGGGGGCTTTCGATCGATAAGCTGGCCGTGCTGGAGCAGTGGGTGCAGGAGGGACTGCAGCCGGACTTGACCGTACTGTTCGATCTGGCGCCCGAGGTGGCCGCGGCCCGGCTGGCCGGCGCGCGCGCGCCCGATAAGTTCGAGCGGGAGCCGGTTGCCTTCTTTGCCCGCACACGGGCGGAATATTTGCGGCGGGCGGCACAGGCGCCGCAGCGTTTTGCCGTAATCGATGCCGATCAGCCACGCGAAAATATTCAAGTAATACTTGAAAAAATCTTAATAAACGTATGATTTCAAATATAGGAATATTGTAGATGCTGCCCTGGCAAGTGCTCGACTGGCAGAACCTCGCCGAACGGTTCGCCCAACTGCCGCATGCGCTGTTGCTGCAGGCGGCGCCGGGGACCGGAGAGATCGCCTTCGCCCGGCATCTGGCGCGGGCGCTGCTTTGCGAACAGCCGCAGGCCGATCGGCAGCCGTGCGGTGTTTGCCCGGCATGTCAGTGGCTGGCGCACGGCAATCACCCCGATTTTCGATCGGTGTGCCCGGAGGCTCTGGCCGATGCGCCACCCGGCGCGGAGCCGGAAGGCAACGGCGACAAAAAGACCAAGACGCCGAGCAAGGAAATCCGCATCGAGCAGATCCGCGAATTGCTCGATTTCGCGAATCTGGGCAGTCACCGGCAAGGGCGGCGGGTCGTATTGCTGTATCCGGCCGAAGCGCTTAACCCCCATGCCGCCAACGCGTTGCTCAAGACGCTCGAGGAGCCGCCGGCCGATGTCGTGTTCATTCTTGTCACTACGCAGATCGACCGCCTGTTGCCGACCATTTTGAGCCGCTGCCAGCGCATTGTCCTGACACGTCCGGACCCGGCCGCGGCGGGGGCTTGGCTGGCGGCAGAGGGCGGCCTGGATGCAGCCGCCAGCGCCGAGTTGCTGGCCGAGGCGGGCGGCGCGCCGCTGCAGGCGCTGATCCTGGCCCAGCAGGACGAGCGCGCCTGGCGGGACTGGCTGCTGACGCAACTGGCGGCGGGGCCGGCATGCGATGCGTTGGGCTGCGCGGAGCAATTGCACAAGGGCAACCTGCCCGGCGTGCTGGACACCTTGCAGCGCTGGTGCTTCGATCTGCTCGCCGCGCGCATGACGCAGCGTCCGCGCTTCTATCCGGCGCGCGCCAAAGAGCTTGCGGCGTGCGGCCGACACACCGATGACGTGCGCCTGCTCGGCTTCCTGCGCGAGATCGGCGCTCAGCGCGCGGTGCAGAATCATCCTCTCAATACCCGGGTACTGCTGGAGTCGCTCTTCCTGCAGTATCGCAATCTGTTCGACCTCGCCTGAAAGCGACCGCCATGTCCAACACCGTTTCACCGACCATCGTGCTCCGCGACGCCGCTTTGACCGACTTGCCGGCCATCGTGGAGATTTATAACAGTACCGTGGCTTCGCGCCAGGTGACTGCCGATCTGGACCCGGTTACGGTCGAAAGCCGGATGGCCTGGTTTCACGCGCACTCGCCGGCGCATCGGCCGTTGTGGGTCGCGCAGCGTGGCGAGGAAATGCTCGGCTGGCTGAGCCTGTCGGACTTTTATGGCCGGCCCGCCTATCGAAAAACCGCAGAGGTCAGTATTTATCTGGCACCGGCCGCGCGTGGCCAAGGGTTGGGCCGATACCTGCTCGGCCAGGCCATTGAGCGCGCTCCGGCGTTGGGGGTCGCCACACTGCTCGGTTTTATCTTCGGTCACAACGCGCCGAGCCTCGGATTATT
It contains:
- a CDS encoding YgfZ/GcvT domain-containing protein; translation: MHAHWQDVLPPFSFAPRTAQFDAAMRGGFVCALDDTGLIEVSGADAASFLHNQLTNDIENLPAVCARRAGYCSPKGRLLATFLAWRRNESIFLAVAADVQAAVQKRLSMFVLRAKAKLSDATPDHVVLALGGAGAGAALGRYFDTLPADALAIAQNAHGTLIRLPDAAGQTRYQWIVPVAEASAAWAALGQQLQPVETAVARWLDVSTGVPWVGAATQEQFVPQMINWEVVDGVNFRKGCYPGQEIVARSQYRGTIKRRLYLAHTETEAAPAMELFQDGDQPCGMVVNAAPAPGGGSDCLVELQLAARANDAPVHLGTIAGAVLHFRELPYALPDPLAPDA
- a CDS encoding DUF4936 family protein; protein product: MAAMHCYVYYRVAGAQASAARALVDALFQRMAAGSSATPRLQIRCDPVTGEHDGATSDATWMELYPDVSPGFVEQLEQQAAQLGLTQLLEGGRHVECFCDAPPCA
- the mltG gene encoding endolytic transglycosylase MltG, which encodes MSVYKRILLLLIVAALATGGAFYYWAMTPVRLAQPTLDVTIKPYSPLRSVVAQLNEGGVPVNVTLFDVLARLKRASTKLKSGNYEFQTGVTPLGVLSKLTRGDVNQYAVTIIDGWTFKRMRAEIDSNPALRHDTAGLSDAELMDKIGHPGQAPEGMFFPDTYLFPKGTSDIDVFQRAYRLMERRLADAWATRAPGLPYDTPYQALIMASLIEKETGKAAERALVSAVFVNRLRKHMLLQTDPSVIYGLGDQYTGRLRKRDLLADTPYNTYTRPGLPPTPISLPGAASLAAALNPAKSGALYFVARGDGTSIFSDDLQDHNRAVDKYVRGQQP
- a CDS encoding GNAT family N-acetyltransferase, translating into MSNTVSPTIVLRDAALTDLPAIVEIYNSTVASRQVTADLDPVTVESRMAWFHAHSPAHRPLWVAQRGEEMLGWLSLSDFYGRPAYRKTAEVSIYLAPAARGQGLGRYLLGQAIERAPALGVATLLGFIFGHNAPSLGLFEAFGFARWGDLPRVAELDGVERDLIILGKRLDASAS
- the holB gene encoding DNA polymerase III subunit delta', which codes for MLPWQVLDWQNLAERFAQLPHALLLQAAPGTGEIAFARHLARALLCEQPQADRQPCGVCPACQWLAHGNHPDFRSVCPEALADAPPGAEPEGNGDKKTKTPSKEIRIEQIRELLDFANLGSHRQGRRVVLLYPAEALNPHAANALLKTLEEPPADVVFILVTTQIDRLLPTILSRCQRIVLTRPDPAAAGAWLAAEGGLDAAASAELLAEAGGAPLQALILAQQDERAWRDWLLTQLAAGPACDALGCAEQLHKGNLPGVLDTLQRWCFDLLAARMTQRPRFYPARAKELAACGRHTDDVRLLGFLREIGAQRAVQNHPLNTRVLLESLFLQYRNLFDLA
- the tmk gene encoding dTMP kinase; its protein translation is MTSSNSPGARGKFITFEGIDGAGKSTHLNWFAEQLAARLASQGRQVVCTREPGGTPLGERLRTLLLEEPMHLETEALLMFAARREHLARVISPALDRGDWVISDRFTDATFAYQGGGRGLSIDKLAVLEQWVQEGLQPDLTVLFDLAPEVAAARLAGARAPDKFEREPVAFFARTRAEYLRRAAQAPQRFAVIDADQPRENIQVILEKILINV